The genomic region GCCGCTGGCACGCAGCGGCGGGCGGCGGCATGTGGTTCGAGTTCGTGGATCCCCAGCACACTCTGGTGCTGACCCTCGCGGGAAGCGCTGAGGGTACAGCGTTCTATGCTGGGACCGGCTTCCTCTTCTGAAGCACGAGTGCGAATGACAACCTCCTCGAAGCATCGGATACTGACGTTCGCCGTGCCCTCGGCCGAGCTGCTGGACCGGCTCGCCTCCCGGCCCCTTGACCTGGGAGAGAAGCCGCGGGACTCGGGCGTGCGCCGGCCTCCCGTCCGGCACTTCCACCGTGAGGTCTACCTCGACACTGCGGACGACGCGCTGGCCGCCCGGGGCGTGCTCGTGCGGGTCCGGACAGAGGCCGACGGGCGGCAGGAGCTGGCCGTCGAACTGGGCGCGGCCGGCTCTCCCGCCCCGGAGTCAGGGCCGCGGGTGCTGCGCGTCCGCATACGGGACGGCGATGCTGCCACGCTTCTGGCCGGCGTGTCCGCGCCGGCACGGGCGGTACGCGCGCTGGTCGACCCGCTGCGCCTCGTGCCGCGGCTCGAGCTGCACGTGGATCGGCGGATACGGCGGCTCCGCCGGCACTGGTGGTCGACTGGCGCCATCGAAGTGGCGTACGAAACCGTGCATGCCCGGGCGGGCAGGCTGACGGCAGCGCTGCGCCAGCTCACGCTGCGCGGCTTGACGCGGGAGCGTGCCCTGCTCGAGGCGCTGGCCGGGGCGCTGCAGCACGAGCATCCGCTCGAGCCCGTGCACGCCGGCCTGCTTCCCCGCCTGCACGCGCTCCTCGCCGCTGCCGAGGTCGACGCTCTCCGGGGCGAGATTCGCGGTGCACGCGAGGTCGCCGTGGTGCTGTATCAGAACGGCCGCATTGCGCTACAATCCGAGAGCGGCAGCCTCACCCTGCCGGTGGGACCGGGTACCGGGGAGGAGGCGTGCCGGGCGGTGCTGCGGCAGGTGGTGGGCACGGCACAGGCGCAGATCCGGCTGTTGGGCCGCGCGCCCATCGGCGCCGGCCGCCCGCCGCTCGAGGTGTGGCTGGCCCACTGCTTCCCCGCGGGCAGCCTGGATGGCGGCGAGGGCGTCGTGTGGCGTCCCGTGGACGAGTTGCTGGCGCTGGCGGGGGCCGGTGGCCTGGCGGATGCGCGCACGCTCGCCGCACTGGCGGTGGCCGGTCGCTCGGAGCTGGGGACGGCGGAGCCGCTGTACTGCTTCCCCCGCGAGCCTGGCCGCAGCCGCGTCGACTCGACGTCCCTCGAGATCGCGGCTGACTCCGCGCTGCCACTTTCGCGGAACGGCGGCGGATCCGGGCACGCGGGCCGCGCGCGCGGGGAAGCGGGCGCGCGCCGGCCACGGCGCCTGCTGGACGCCAACCTGAGCCAGCTCGCCTTCAACGCCAGGGTTCTGGCGCTGGCCGCGGACCCCAGCGTGCCGCTGCTCGAGCGCCTGAAGTTCCTGGGCATCTTCAGCTCGAACCAGGACGAGCTCTTCATGCTCCACATGGCCAAAAGCAGGGCGCGGCTGGCCCGCCAGGGCGAGCCGTCCTCCGGCGGGCTGCGCTTCGCCGCCCGGGCCAATGCCTTGGAGATCCGCGCCCGGGAGCTGGCCGCGCGAGCCTATCGCCTGCTGCATGGCACGCTGCTCCCCGAACTGGCCGCGCACGGCCTGGCGCTGCTGCGCTGGCCGCAGCTCACGGACGCCGAGCGGCAGCACCTGGCCCACTACTACCACGACGTCGTCCAGCCGCTGCTCAGCGTGGTAGCGGTCAGCCCGGCGCAGCCTTTCCCGCATGTGCCCAGCCGCCGCCTGGCGCTGGCGGCAAGGCTGCGCGAGCGCGGCGGCAGCGCAGAGCACTTCGCCATCATCACCGTTCCCGCGGCACTCCCCGCGCTGGCACCCTTGCCGGGCGGGCGCCGGTTCGTGCCCATCGAGGAGATCATTTGCGCGAATATCCGGGACTTGTGGGCGGGGCTGGAGCTGGTGGACGCTTATGCGTTCCGCGTCACTCGTGCCGCCGACCTGAACGTGGATGAGGATGGCGCCACGGACCTGCGCGCCGCGGTCGAGGACGAGGTGCGCAAGCGGCCCTTTGGGCCCGTGGTCCGCCTCGAGGTCGAGCAGGCCATGCCCCAGCCCATGCAGCAGTTGCTGCTCCAGGAGTTCCGCTTCGAGCGGCCAGGCGTGGTCAGTACGCTGAGCGAAGGCGATGTTTACCGGCTGGACTGGCCCCTGGACCTGGCTCGCTTGCGCGAACTCGCGGCCCTGCCGATCCCCGAGCTGCGCTATCCCGCCCTGGTGGGCAACGATCCTTTCGCGGCGGCTCCCTCCGTCCTTGATGCCCTGCGCCAGCAAGACGTCCTGGTACGCTACCCGCACGACTCGTTCGAGGCCACCGCAGAGCGGCTTCTGGTCGAAGCGGCGGAGGACTCCGCGGTCCTGGCCATCAAGCTCACGGTCTACCGCACCGGCCACCGCTCGCGTGTGCTGGATGCACTGGCCCGGGCGAGCCGCAGCGGCAAGGACGTGACAGTGTTGATGGAAGTGAAGGCGCGCTGCGACGAGGAGCGGAACCTCGAGTGGGGACGGGCGCTGGAGGCGGCTGGCGTACGCGTCGTCTATGGCCGTCTGGGACTGAAGACGCATGCCAAGGTCGCGCTGGTAGTGCGGCGCGAGGGCGCCGGCGTGCGCCGCTACGGCTACATCGGCACGGGCAACCTGAACGCGGCGACGGCGGCGCAGTACACGGATCTGGGGCTGTTCACGGCAGACCTCGCAGTGGGCGAGGACCTGAGCAACCTGTTCCACGCGCTGACGGGATTGGCGGACCACGCCGCCTACCGTCGCCTGCTCGTGGCGCCGGCCACCCTGCGGCCGCGCATGCTCGAGCGGATCGAGCGCGAGGCCGCGCACGCCCGCACCGGCCGGCCCGCCCGCATCCGCGCCAAGATGAACGGGCTGGATGATCCGGAAGTTATTGGCGCGCTGTACCGCGCCTCACAGGCGGGTGTGGACATCGAGCTGCTCGTGCGCGGCATCTGCACACTCAGGCCCGGCGTGCCCGGCCTCTCCGACCGCATCCGGGTGACCAGCCGCCTGGGCCGCTTCCTCGAGCACGGGCGCATCTTCCACTTCGAGAATGGCGGCCGGCCCGAGTACTACCTGGGCTCGGCGGACTGGCGCACGCGCAACCTGCGCCAGCGAATCGAGGTCGTCGTCCAGGTCACGGATCCCGCCATACAGCAGCGCCTGGACACGGTGCTCACCGCCGAACTGGCCGAGCCGGGCGCCTGGGTCCTGGCGCCGGACGGATCTTACTCCCGGGCCCCGCACAGCGCTGCCCACGCCGCCAGCGCTGCTCCTGCAGTTCACGCTACTCCCGCAGCCAGGGCGACTCCCGCGCTGACGCTCCACCCTGCCACCCGGCTCACGAACCATCGCCTCCCTGAGCCGGCGCCGAGCGCGGCATGAGGGCCATTTCGTCCGGGCGATTACCGAGACGGACTTTGCCGGGAATTTTGGTGTCGGCTTCGAGTGTCGTTACGGCCGCTGGGTCTTTCAGGTAGAGGGTCCAGACTTTGTCTCGATCAAGGACGCGTGCCGGCTAGCAGGCGTCGTATGCCTTCAGATGCCCCTGCCCGGAATACTCGAGGATCTCGGCATCGCAGGTGACAAGCACGCCGTTCAGACGTCGCGCTGTGGCAACGATAAAGCGATCGCTCGGATCGCGATGCGGCTTGCCGTCGCGCTTCCGAACCCAAAGGGGGAGCTGGGTGCAGTCAACGGCCAGGCGAGAATCAACAGACAGGATGCGGACGCCGGGATAGCGTCGCTGATCGCGCACCCACGTCCGCAGATCCCCGGCAATAAGCAATTGCTCGCGCCCCGCCTTCAGCGCGATCTCCCAAACGGACGCCGCGGACACGAAAAGGCGTCGGCTGCGCGCCGCCTGCTCGATCACGGGCAGAGCGGCGACCTTCATCTGCCCTGGACCACCCGCCTCGCCGCTCGCCCAGACCCAGACGTGGGTGTCCAAGACCAGAACATCTGTGGCACTCAACTCAGAGATCAGCATCCACTTCCCAGTCCGCGTCCACCGCGGCCAGCAGCGCCTCTCGCGTGCCGGTGATCACGCCGCGCGAGCGGCCGATAAACGCCTGCACGTCCGCATCCGTGATCGGCACCAGCTTCGCCACCGGCCGGTTCCGCTTCGTGATCACGATCTCCTCACCCGTCTCCTTCACCCGATCCATCAACTGCAGGCACACTGCCTTGAACTCTCCCGCCGGGATCTGGCGCCGCTTACGACGGGCAGTAGACGGCTTCTTCGCCTTGGCTCGCCACGCTTGCTCGCTCATCCCCCATTCCTCCGGCTTTATCTGACCACTTAATATAGTCACCATTCCCCGGCCGGGCAAGGCGGGAGCACAGGCGCACAGGCGCGGCCAGCCGATTCGGCGGAGGCCGGCGCGGAGCGCCGCATGAAGGCCGGGTCCCCGCGGGCGGAAGGCCACCCCCACCCCAAACCCTCTGTCGTCATCGCCGAATGCCCTTCAGTTGCAACTCCTGCGGGGCGTCGGAGGCGATGGGCGGGCCCCGTTGTGGGCCGGTATGGCCTCCGCCTAACTTGCACGTCGGCGGCCGGCGCCCCTGCCGGCGCCCAGCACCACTCCATCCGGGACTTCTCCGTGTGCAGGGGTTTCGCCTCGCTCGCCTGTGTTCTGCTGGTGGGC from Gemmatimonadota bacterium harbors:
- a CDS encoding type II toxin-antitoxin system VapC family toxin gives rise to the protein MLISELSATDVLVLDTHVWVWASGEAGGPGQMKVAALPVIEQAARSRRLFVSAASVWEIALKAGREQLLIAGDLRTWVRDQRRYPGVRILSVDSRLAVDCTQLPLWVRKRDGKPHRDPSDRFIVATARRLNGVLVTCDAEILEYSGQGHLKAYDAC
- the ppk1 gene encoding polyphosphate kinase 1; this translates as MTTSSKHRILTFAVPSAELLDRLASRPLDLGEKPRDSGVRRPPVRHFHREVYLDTADDALAARGVLVRVRTEADGRQELAVELGAAGSPAPESGPRVLRVRIRDGDAATLLAGVSAPARAVRALVDPLRLVPRLELHVDRRIRRLRRHWWSTGAIEVAYETVHARAGRLTAALRQLTLRGLTRERALLEALAGALQHEHPLEPVHAGLLPRLHALLAAAEVDALRGEIRGAREVAVVLYQNGRIALQSESGSLTLPVGPGTGEEACRAVLRQVVGTAQAQIRLLGRAPIGAGRPPLEVWLAHCFPAGSLDGGEGVVWRPVDELLALAGAGGLADARTLAALAVAGRSELGTAEPLYCFPREPGRSRVDSTSLEIAADSALPLSRNGGGSGHAGRARGEAGARRPRRLLDANLSQLAFNARVLALAADPSVPLLERLKFLGIFSSNQDELFMLHMAKSRARLARQGEPSSGGLRFAARANALEIRARELAARAYRLLHGTLLPELAAHGLALLRWPQLTDAERQHLAHYYHDVVQPLLSVVAVSPAQPFPHVPSRRLALAARLRERGGSAEHFAIITVPAALPALAPLPGGRRFVPIEEIICANIRDLWAGLELVDAYAFRVTRAADLNVDEDGATDLRAAVEDEVRKRPFGPVVRLEVEQAMPQPMQQLLLQEFRFERPGVVSTLSEGDVYRLDWPLDLARLRELAALPIPELRYPALVGNDPFAAAPSVLDALRQQDVLVRYPHDSFEATAERLLVEAAEDSAVLAIKLTVYRTGHRSRVLDALARASRSGKDVTVLMEVKARCDEERNLEWGRALEAAGVRVVYGRLGLKTHAKVALVVRREGAGVRRYGYIGTGNLNAATAAQYTDLGLFTADLAVGEDLSNLFHALTGLADHAAYRRLLVAPATLRPRMLERIEREAAHARTGRPARIRAKMNGLDDPEVIGALYRASQAGVDIELLVRGICTLRPGVPGLSDRIRVTSRLGRFLEHGRIFHFENGGRPEYYLGSADWRTRNLRQRIEVVVQVTDPAIQQRLDTVLTAELAEPGAWVLAPDGSYSRAPHSAAHAASAAPAVHATPAARATPALTLHPATRLTNHRLPEPAPSAA
- a CDS encoding type II toxin-antitoxin system Phd/YefM family antitoxin, which translates into the protein MSEQAWRAKAKKPSTARRKRRQIPAGEFKAVCLQLMDRVKETGEEIVITKRNRPVAKLVPITDADVQAFIGRSRGVITGTREALLAAVDADWEVDADL